In Crinalium epipsammum PCC 9333, the genomic window GGCTGTATCATGCTTGACCGCAGCAAGGATCAGAATACTGCCAAGCACTGAACCAGCGCAGGGAGTCCACAGCAGACCAAGTTGTGTTCCTAGCCAAAATTCTCCGGCTAATCCAACTTTTTTTGGTTCTTTTAACCAACTGCCCAAACGTAGATAGCTGAATATGCGATCGCTCAATTGTGGAAAAATTGCGTTTAAACCAGCTAATAGAAGCAGTGCGATCGCACTATTCCTTAGTAAACTAGCTAGTCCCACAAACCAGCTTGCTGTTACACCAATCAAGCTACCGATAGTAGCAAAACCGCTAATTAGTCCGGCGACTAAAGCTAAGGGGCCATAGCGATGAGAAGTGAGCGATCGCCCCACGACTGCGGGTAATATAGGTAATACACATGGTGATACAACTGTCAATAATCCTGCACTTACTGACAAACCTGCTGATAGCAATGTAGAAGTAGCCATTGACCTACCCTAATAGTTTTTTAATTAATTGTTCGGTTTCCTGATAAGCTCCTTCCCCAATGTGGTCATAACGCAAAAATCCCTGGCGGTCTGCTAAAAATAGATGCGGCCAGTAATTGTTATGGTAGGCATTCCAAGTTTTATACTCATTATCCAAAGCGACTGGATAGGTAATTTTGTGTCGCTTCAGAGCTTTTTTAACATTATTCACATCCCGCTCAAAGGGAAATTCTGGGGTATGTATCCCAATCACCTTAAGTCCCTGAGCCGCATACTGCCGATGCCAACGAGTTATATATGGTAGGGTGCGTTGGCAGTTGATACAAGCAAACGCCCAAAATTGCACTAATACAACTTGATTTTTGAGGTCAGTTACTTTAAGTGGAGTAGAATTCAGCCATTGGCTAAGACCTTGAAATTCTGGTAAATATTCCTTAGTTGGTGAGGCAGCAATAGAGGTAGAGTTAGGGACAGCATCAGCAGTAAAAGCAGAAGTTGGAGTAGTTGCTTTTTTGAAACCCAGACTAAGTGCTACTGTGCCAATTCCTAGCCCAAAATATGAAATGAATTGGCGGCGTTGTAAAAGATTTTCGTTTAATTTCATTAGTTTCGTAGATATCTAATCAATCTACGAACAATTACAGAGATTGGATGTTTCTGATCGCCGTCTCAGATCTAAATACAATCCAAACAAAGGTTGAAATCGTATATTAGACAAGCCCAAATTATCACCATAATATTTTTTTCGACTAGCTTTAGCCTTGACAGCATAAAGTTTTTGTAGCTAACCGCTAAATTTACCTATTTATCAGTTATGGATTCATCTGTTTCTTCTCAACGCCCTAAGTCTCGACCTAAATCTAGTCAAGCTATCTTTGCCAAAATATTCCACTGGATTAACTTGATCAGCCTTAGCTTGATGATTAGTAGTGGACTACAGATTTATAACTCTAACCCGGTTTTTGGGGGACGCGCTGGTTGGCAATTTCCATCTATCTTCTTGTTGGGGGGTTGGCTCGCTGGAGGTAGACACTGGCACTTTGCGGCTATGTGGTTATTTGCTATTAATTTACTGTTCTACGGTACATACATTTTCATTACTCGTCGCTGGAAACATCGCTTTCTCAGTAGCAGTGACATATCTGCTATCCAAAAAAGTCAGAACATAAAACGCAAAACTTATGCTTGGCACAAATTAGCTTACACTGCGATTATTCCGATTTTACTATTACCCTTACTGAGTGGTTTGGGAATGTATAAGCCTGCTCAGTTACACTGGATTGTTGATTTTTTTGGTAGTTGGCAAGCATTAAGAGTAGTTCACTTTATTTTTGTGCCAACTGTAATAATTTTTGCGGTAATTCATTCCTTACTTAGTTTAAAAGTAGGTGGTTCACGTTTAATTAAATCTATTTTTTTATAGAGGTATAATTATGAACTTGATTCAAGTCCCAAAGCGTTACTTACCACGTCGCCGTTTTCTTCAGTTGTCTGGAATTTCCAGTCTTGGTTTATTATTAAACGCTTGTGGTTCAAGTTTGTTTGATGAAGCTGTAGGTAAAACTTTTGAACCTCTCAATCAGAGTGTAGAAGCTTTATTATTAAATCCTCAAAAGCCTGTACCTGAGTTTCCTAAGAGTGCTATCGAGCCAGATGCTTTACTCATTAATACATTTGACGAAACTCCGAAGATAGATTCAGAGAAGTTTCGTTTGACTATTGACGGTGATGTGAATAATCCTATTAGTCTGAGTATGGCAGATATTCAGCGAATGCCTCTAACTTCAATGATTATTCGCCATGTTTGCGTTGAAGGTTGGGCAGCTATTGTGGAATGGGGTGGTATAAGGTTACGAGATCTTGTGTCTCTTGCTCAACCGAAAGCAAATGTTCGCTATGCCTATTTTAAATCAGCCGATGGCTACTATTCTAGTTGGGATATAGCTTCGACGTTGCATCCTCAAACTTTGATGGCTTATCAAAAAAATGGGCAGCCTTTATCTATTGACAATGGTGCGCCTCTGCGATTAGCTTCTCCAATTAAATTAGGTTACAAGCAAAGTAAGTGGGTAACTCAAATAACTTTAGTTAGTAATCTGATGCCATCGAAAGGATATTGGGAAGATCAGGGCTACGAGTGGTTTGCAGGATTATAGACTTTATAAGTTCAAAATTTATGTGAATAATTTTAATTAATGGTAATACAAATTAGCTTTTAATTTGGATAAATTAACGCTAATAAACGAGCATTGCGACCCTATTTTGGTGAGTTTTTTTGCTTTTAAAATCAGAAGGAAACCGGAAGATTTTTTTATAACAGCAATCCAAAATCAAGGCTAGTCCGTATAACAAAGGAACCCAGACGAAGATAGAGATACTTGATAGTGACTCAACTCTTCTCGCTCATACAATATCTAGGAAATTGGAATAAAAATATGAATTGGAAAGTACTGTTTTTACTCTCTGGTCTTACCTTAATCGCCCCTCTCCCTGCCTACTCCAGTACCAATTTACACTCCCAAACTGAAGAGAATAGTGTCATTGTTGCTCAAAGTGACGCTATGAACCAAGGAGATGCTATGAGACAAGAAAGCACTATGAACCAAGGAGGCGCTATGAACCAAAGCAGCGCCATTCTCAGAACTGGTAGCACAGGAGAACAAGTTAGATCTGTTCAGAAGTTTTTAAGACGGAAAGGATTTTACAATGGATCTATTAATGGAGTTTTTGACCAGGAGACACGTGCAGCCGTTATAAATTTCCAGAATTCTCGAAAAATTTCTCCTACTGGAATTGTTGGGCCTACAACTCGAAATGCCATGATCTGAACCAAGGAGGCGCTGAAAATATTAAAGGTTTAACACAATAGCATTGCCCTGCAAAATTAGTCAGTATCAGACACAGTGTTAAACCCTAATAGTAGATAATAAAACCTGCCCTGTTGAAACAATAAACTTGGCAGGTTTTTTATAATAACTTTCGATATTTATTATTCTTCACTACCATTATCTACCCAAACTTTCCTGACTTCAGACAAAGAATCTTTTTGGGAACTTTTTTTTCATTTAACGGGACTTAAACAAAACAATATACTATTCTGCCAATGAGTGCGATCGCACTTTCGATCAGGTTAACAAATACCTGATCGTAGCTTTCCTTTAAATTGTGTTTCAGTGTGCATAAATACAGCCCCCCTTTTTAAGGAAGGCTGTATTCTATAGTCCTATTATTTTGAAAAGGAAAAGGCTTACAAATCAGCGATAACTTCTGCGGGTGGAAGAACAATGCGCTTCGCTAACCCAAGACTCTCCAACGCCTTAATAGCCCACCAAGTCATATCTAATTCCCACCATTTCCAGCCAGCTTTTGCGACATTGGGATAAGCATGGTGGTTGTTGTGCCAGCCTTCGCCATAAGTAAGTATAGCTGTCCACCAAAGATTGCGGGAACCATCTGGAACTTCAAAACGGCGATCGCCTGTCATGTGACTTGCTGAGTTAATCAACCAAGTACTGTGCCATAAAAGTACAGCCCGTAAAAACGTTCCATAAATCACAAACGACCATCCGCCCAAAAGATATAGCAGCACAGCAACGGGAATTTGCAAGGCTAAGAAATTGCTGTCTAACCATTTGTAGTAAGGATCGCGAGCTAAATCGGGAGCATACTTATTATATGTAGCGCGTTCAAAGAACTCAGCGCGAGGATACATAATCCATAACATATGACTCCACCAGAAGCCCCGACTAGCAGCATAAGGATCTTTATCTCTATCCTCTGTATGCAAGTGATGCTGGCGGTGTCCAGCGACCCAAAAGGTCGGCCCCCCCTGTAGAGCTAATGCTCCAATCGTAGCCAGGGTATACTCCAACCACTTAGGAACTTGTAAGCTACGGTGAGTAAGTAAGCGATGGTATCCCAAGCAGATGCCAATGCTACCAAACAACCAATGGAGAACAATCATCACACCAAGGGCAGACCAAGAAAAGAACCAAGGAGCCAACAGTGCTAGAGCGTGAATAGTCCCAAAAAAGCCAACATTTACCCAACTCAGTTTTAGTTGCTCTGAGGACGATTGAATTGTCCCCATTGAATTTGAAGTCATAAACTTTCCTAGTTTAAGAGTTTTGCATCCTGTTGA contains:
- a CDS encoding cytochrome c biogenesis CcdA family protein; amino-acid sequence: MATSTLLSAGLSVSAGLLTVVSPCVLPILPAVVGRSLTSHRYGPLALVAGLISGFATIGSLIGVTASWFVGLASLLRNSAIALLLLAGLNAIFPQLSDRIFSYLRLGSWLKEPKKVGLAGEFWLGTQLGLLWTPCAGSVLGSILILAAVKHDTATAFLMLVFYGLGAGIPLLALAYGGRYFSRHLWKLRSKTAVIHKIGGVIVVVSAIAILLGWDVEIQLWLAPIFPALPL
- a CDS encoding thioredoxin family protein; this translates as MKLNENLLQRRQFISYFGLGIGTVALSLGFKKATTPTSAFTADAVPNSTSIAASPTKEYLPEFQGLSQWLNSTPLKVTDLKNQVVLVQFWAFACINCQRTLPYITRWHRQYAAQGLKVIGIHTPEFPFERDVNNVKKALKRHKITYPVALDNEYKTWNAYHNNYWPHLFLADRQGFLRYDHIGEGAYQETEQLIKKLLG
- a CDS encoding cytochrome b/b6 domain-containing protein; its protein translation is MDSSVSSQRPKSRPKSSQAIFAKIFHWINLISLSLMISSGLQIYNSNPVFGGRAGWQFPSIFLLGGWLAGGRHWHFAAMWLFAINLLFYGTYIFITRRWKHRFLSSSDISAIQKSQNIKRKTYAWHKLAYTAIIPILLLPLLSGLGMYKPAQLHWIVDFFGSWQALRVVHFIFVPTVIIFAVIHSLLSLKVGGSRLIKSIFL
- a CDS encoding molybdopterin-dependent oxidoreductase, encoding MNLIQVPKRYLPRRRFLQLSGISSLGLLLNACGSSLFDEAVGKTFEPLNQSVEALLLNPQKPVPEFPKSAIEPDALLINTFDETPKIDSEKFRLTIDGDVNNPISLSMADIQRMPLTSMIIRHVCVEGWAAIVEWGGIRLRDLVSLAQPKANVRYAYFKSADGYYSSWDIASTLHPQTLMAYQKNGQPLSIDNGAPLRLASPIKLGYKQSKWVTQITLVSNLMPSKGYWEDQGYEWFAGL
- a CDS encoding peptidoglycan-binding domain-containing protein; amino-acid sequence: MNWKVLFLLSGLTLIAPLPAYSSTNLHSQTEENSVIVAQSDAMNQGDAMRQESTMNQGGAMNQSSAILRTGSTGEQVRSVQKFLRRKGFYNGSINGVFDQETRAAVINFQNSRKISPTGIVGPTTRNAMI
- a CDS encoding acyl-CoA desaturase, with the protein product MTSNSMGTIQSSSEQLKLSWVNVGFFGTIHALALLAPWFFSWSALGVMIVLHWLFGSIGICLGYHRLLTHRSLQVPKWLEYTLATIGALALQGGPTFWVAGHRQHHLHTEDRDKDPYAASRGFWWSHMLWIMYPRAEFFERATYNKYAPDLARDPYYKWLDSNFLALQIPVAVLLYLLGGWSFVIYGTFLRAVLLWHSTWLINSASHMTGDRRFEVPDGSRNLWWTAILTYGEGWHNNHHAYPNVAKAGWKWWELDMTWWAIKALESLGLAKRIVLPPAEVIADL